The following proteins are co-located in the Manihot esculenta cultivar AM560-2 chromosome 9, M.esculenta_v8, whole genome shotgun sequence genome:
- the LOC110623119 gene encoding F-box protein CPR1, protein MSKIPHDIINDILLQLPVKALLRFRCLSRPLCSIIDGPKFINHHLAHSLHTRSHLSLILRDWNIYTLDFDSLDAAAAASVVASAESLDHPLHVGGGTEIVGSCNGLVALRNSERDLALYNPSTRKLKRVPVSEIYPPDRFLKTGYVFYGFGYDSINEDYKLVRMVTFVGDDDRCETFDHDYEVKIYSLKRDSWKKIKGLPYYLRFLHKPFYQVLHRRGYGVFASNALHWALPHWPELGVKNSIIAFDIVAEMFHQVPQPDYHKDQLNFQVDVEVLDGTLCLMCNYEHVYVDLWVMREYGVKESWIKLFSFRATKSISSFMFLRPLAYSKDGDKMLLEVNDQKLVWYDLNRKTVRTVKIRGGPKSFGAEMYVGSLVPLGNGNEEEEKKQALEMEKRKTNTQKMNDFLSVGFKLKL, encoded by the exons atgtccaAAATCCCTCACGATATCATCAACGACATTCTCCTTCAGCTTCCTGTCAAGGCTCTTCTCCGCTTTCGATGCCTATCCAGACCTCTATGCTCAATAATTGATGGCCCCAAATTCATTAACCATCATCTCGCCCATTCACTCCACACCAGATCTCATCTGTCTCTCATCCTCCGAGATTGGAATATCTATACCCTAGATTTCGATTCCCTCGacgctgctgctgctgcttctgTTGTTGCCTCCGCGGAATCGCTCGACCACCCTTTACATGTGGGCGGCGGGACTGAAATTGTTGGTTCGTGTAATGGGTTGGTTGCATTGAGAAATTCTGAGCGAGATCTAGCCTTGTATAACCCCTCAACCAGAAAGTTGAAAAGAGTGCCAGTTTCAGAGATTTATCCGCCTGATAGGTTTTTGAAAACTGGGTATGTGTTTTATGGCTTCGGTTATGATTCTATTAATGAAGATTATAAGCTAGTTAGAATGGTTACTTTTGTTGGGGATGATGATAGGTGTGAGACTTTTGATCACGATTATGAGGTCAAGATTTATAGTTTGAAGAGGGACTCGTGGAAGAAAATAAAGGGTTTGCCTTATTATCTTAGATTCCTGCATAAACCATTTTACCAGGTTCTGCATAGGAGAGGATATGGGGTTTTTGCTTCTAATGCTTTGCATTGGGCTCTGCCACACTGGCCGGAATTGGGTGTGAAGAATTCCATTATCGCATTTGATATTGTGGCTGAGATGTTCCATCAAGTGCCTCAGCCTGACTATCACAAGGACCAGTTAAATTTTCAGGTTGATGTTGAGGTCTTGGATGGGACTTTGTGTTTGATGTGTAATTATGAACACGTTTATGTGGATTTATGGGTAATGCGGGAGTATGGAGTAAAGGAATCCTGGATCAAGCTTTTCTCATTTCGAGCAACTAAATCCATtagttcttttatgtttttgagGCCTTTGGCTTATTCAAAAGATGGGGATAAGATGCTATTAGAAGTGAATGATCAAAAGCTTGTATGGTATGATTTGAATAGGAAAACTGTGAGGACTGTAAAGATTAGGGGCGGTCCGAAGTCTTTTGGTGCAGAAATGTATGTGGGAAGCCTTGTTCCACTGGGTAATGGTAATGAGGAGGAAGAGAAGAAGCAAGCACTGGAGATGGAAAAGAGAAAGACAAATACCCAGAAAAT GAATGATTTCTTATCTGTTGGGTTCAAACTGAAGTTATAA
- the LOC110623229 gene encoding cell surface glycoprotein 1-like, with amino-acid sequence MPRPICIPTDSDEEAMENPPPVPNNADIVAADKARNTVNPTTQTYHCRTRASLIAPPPSSPLVARDTQGGKTPQEDTPSTSHGQKRPRTPSPPPSPSPERQPETPIVPPPAIHEEGELPSDLPKPTHLDHITQTLTFNKASEWARLDRVSSLPYHPGPLTPRHERVFIKKKAQPAPTDGIARDTEQAPQVDEPPPVAPQQEANQASEDVVPN; translated from the exons ATGCCTAGACCGATATGCATTCCCACCGACAGTGACGAAGAAGCAATGGAAAACCCACCACCCGTCCCCAACAACGCCGACATTGTAGCGGCGGACAAAGCAAGAAACACCGTCAATCCAACAACCCAGACCTATCACTGTCGGACTAGGGCGTCGTTGATTGCACCACCACCTTCCTCACCATTAGTCGCGAGAGACACCCAGGGAGGCAAAACGCCTCAAGAAGACACCCCTTCCACCAGTCATGGtcagaaacggccaagaacacCATCACCACCACCATCACCAAGCCCAGAGCGACAACCAGAGACACCCATTGTCCCACCTCCCGCAATCCACGAAGAAGGCGAattgcccagcgatttgcccaaaccaaccCACCTTGATCACATCACTCAGACCCTGACGTTCAACAAGGCTTCTGAATGGGCCAGGCTAGATAGAGTTTCCTCTCTGCCCTACCACCCAG GACCTCTAacaccacgccatgagcgtgtaTTCATAAAGAAGAAGGCACAGCCTGCCCCAACAGATGGGATAGCAAGGGACACAGAACAAGCACCCCAAGTAGATGAACCACCTCCTGTGGCACCACAGCAGGAAGCCAATCAGGCCTCTGAAGATGTAGTTCCAAACtag